One Nicotiana tomentosiformis chromosome 4, ASM39032v3, whole genome shotgun sequence genomic window carries:
- the LOC138910513 gene encoding uncharacterized protein has translation MVVTLRSGQVLKDPTTIQNEVNFGKESEKKLKGDVDKKNKGPMKTEKKKEENSTRAEHDESKHMSALPFTQNLSREKLDKQFERFLDVLKQVHVNLPFTEMLSQMSAYAKFLKEILTKNRKIEEISVVNLKEHCNAIFQKKLPQKCGDLGSFIIPCSLGTTNFDKSLYDYGASINLMPLSIYIKLEKEIGEIRSTPISLQLTDQTTLIPEGIVEDVLVRVNKFVFPVDFIMVNMKENKEIPPHHRKAIPSNG, from the coding sequence ATGgttgtaactctgagaagtgggcaagtgttgaaagatcccaccacGATCCAAAATGAGGTGAACTTTGGAAAAGAAAGTGAGAAGAAGTTGAAGGGTGATGTTGACAAAAAGAATAAAGGCCCTATGAAAACTgagaaaaagaaggaagaaaattcAACAAGGGCGGAACATGATGAGAGCAAGCATATGTCTGCGCTTCCTTTTACCCAAAATTTGAGtcgagaaaagctggacaaacagtttgagagatttctagatgtgctgaaacaggttcatgtaaacctACCATTCACAGAAATGCTCTCACAAATGTCGGCTTATGCCAAGTTCTTGAAGGAGATTCTGACAAAGAATAGAAAAATAGAAGAGATCTCAGTGGTCAATCTCAAAGAGCATTGCAACGCAATTTTCCAAAagaaactcccacaaaagtgtggagatctagggagttttatcataccttgctctttaggcactactaattttgataagtctctaTATGAttatggtgcctcaattaatttaatgcctctatctatttacataAAACTGGaaaaggagattggagagataaggtctacaCCAATATCTTTACAGCTGACAGACCAAACGACTCTAATACCCGAGGGAATagttgaagatgtcttagttcgagtaaataagtttgtatttcctgtggatTTCATAATGGTTAATATGAAAGAGAACAAGGAGATCCCCCCTCATCATAGGAAGGCCATTcctagcaacgggtag